CCGATCATGAACGAGTACTGGAACCGCGACGAGTTCCCCCGCCACCTGATCGCGCCGCTGCGGGAGCTGGACCTGCTGCGCCGCATCTGGAACGAGGACGGCACCCGCACACCCAACGCGACGGTCCTCGAGGGACTGATCACGCTGGAGGCCTGCCGGGTGGACGTCAGCACCGCCGTGTTCTTCGGGGTGCACGCGGGCCTGGCGTTCGCGTCCATCGCGCTGGGCGGCAGCGACGAGCAGAAGGCCGAATGGCTCCCGAGGATGCTGGACCTGGACGTGATCGGCGCGTTCGGCCTGACCGAGCCCGAGGGCGGCAGTCAGGTCAGTCAGGGCATGCGCACCACGTGCCGCCGCGACGGCGACCGCTGGATCCTGCGCGGGCAGAAGAAATGGATCGGGAACAGCACGTTCAGCGACTTCACCGTCATCTGGGCGCGCGATGAGGACACCGGCGAGGTGCGCGGGTTCATCGTCCGCGCGGGCACCCCCGGCTACCACGTCGAGAAGATCCAGGGGAAGACCGCGCTGCGCATCGTCGAGAACGGCCTGATCACCCTGGACGACTGCGCCGTCCCGGACCGCGACCGCCTGCAGAACGTGCGCGGCTGGCGCACGACGGCCGAGGTGCTGAAACTCACCCGCGCGGGCGTCGCGTGGCAGGGCGTCGGGTGCGCCATGGGCGCGTACGAACTGGCCCTCGCGTACGCGCAGACCCGCGAGCAGTTCGGTAAACGCATCGGGGAATTCCAGCTCATCCAGAACCACCTCGTACACATGCTGGGCAACGTGACGGGCATGCTGACCCTCTGCCTGCGCCTGAGCCAGCTGGCCGACGAGGGTCACATGCGCGACGAGCACGCCGCGCTGGCCAAGGTCGTCACCGCCGCCCGCTGCCGCGAGACCGTCGCCCTGGCCCGCGAGACCTTCGGCGGGAACGGCATCCTCCTCGAGTACGGCGTCGCCAAGCACTTCGCGGACACCGAGGCCATCTACTCCTACGAGGGCACCAACGAGATCAACACCCTGGTCGTGGGCCGCGCCATCACCGGCCTCAGCGCCTTCGTGTGACCGCCGGTCCGGT
The Deinococcus sedimenti DNA segment above includes these coding regions:
- a CDS encoding acyl-CoA dehydrogenase family protein; its protein translation is MTPTDPTALLAGLDLKALATLSQRVDLPALLGAASRLNDRQLGQLTRMLGSPPDAPADLPAPDGDFLGLMGTLSPDERQTAADVRAFMHGHVAPIMNEYWNRDEFPRHLIAPLRELDLLRRIWNEDGTRTPNATVLEGLITLEACRVDVSTAVFFGVHAGLAFASIALGGSDEQKAEWLPRMLDLDVIGAFGLTEPEGGSQVSQGMRTTCRRDGDRWILRGQKKWIGNSTFSDFTVIWARDEDTGEVRGFIVRAGTPGYHVEKIQGKTALRIVENGLITLDDCAVPDRDRLQNVRGWRTTAEVLKLTRAGVAWQGVGCAMGAYELALAYAQTREQFGKRIGEFQLIQNHLVHMLGNVTGMLTLCLRLSQLADEGHMRDEHAALAKVVTAARCRETVALARETFGGNGILLEYGVAKHFADTEAIYSYEGTNEINTLVVGRAITGLSAFV